One Drosophila teissieri strain GT53w chromosome X, Prin_Dtei_1.1, whole genome shotgun sequence genomic window, ATTTACATTTATGTGAAGTCAAGTGGCTGGTTAACGGTTAATTTGCTCGAATGGAAATGAATGCATGAATGTGTGCGTGGAATGCCTATGCTGATTTAGTCTGTGATCCTTCGCccagctcctccttctccttctcctccgcccccacctccacctccactcCGCCCTGGAGGCCACTGGTACCCGGCTGTGGATCATCCACGGCGTAGGTTCGCTCGTCGGTGACCTGGAGACTCAGCACAGAGATCGAGGTGACCATGGTGGAGTTGGGCTTGATGCCGTACTTGCCCAGCCGCTCGCCCTTCTCGCTGGCTATGGTGTCGGTGCGCAGGTAGACCGCACCCTTCTTGGTGATCACACAGAGATCGATGTTGGAACCGGAGCCCAGGTCATTGAACACGCCCGCCGAGATGGCCTCGCGCACCAGCTGCTTGCCCTGCTCCTGGTCGAGATGGGGCTGCCAGCCGTGCTCCAGCACCGACATGGCCGCCAAGGTGCCGGAGCCCATGGCCGCGTAGGGTATCTTGTCGTTGGAGCCGCACGGATAGATGCAGTAGATCTGCGGACCGCCGCTGTCCACGCCGCCCATCACCAGGGCGGCACCAATGTGACCCTGGTAGCGGAAGAGGGTCCTGCGGAGCAGCATGCTGGCGCAGACCACCGGCACCTGCCGGCCGGTGTTCAGCTGGTGCAGATCCAGCTCGGCGCTGGTCATCAGGGTCATCATCTCGGTGTCGGCGGCGGTGCCAGCTCCGCAGCAGTAGATGTGATCCTGGAGGTGGTGAATCTTGGAGCAGTTCTTGTCGGAGACAATGGGTCCTTCGGTGGCGCGCGTGTCGGCGCCCAGGATAACGCCGTCCTGGTAGATGATGCCCACAATGGAGGTGCCCGTGCGGATCGCCTTCGGCGGCTCATATCCCTGCGACAAAAGCTCCGCATTTCTGTGCGAGAAAAAtggcaattcaatttgaaaatatgtCCATATGACCAACTGCTTACCGCCTGCAATTCACGAAGTTGAATCCGCACCGCGTGCCAAGAAAATCCGCGGATTGATTCGCCTTGCgagcggaaaatggaaaaagcaTTGTGTGGAATATGTTAATCTATAGGCGGCAAGCTTATTGGTGTAGTGCGTTGCTAGACAGGAAAATCTAGGAAAACTTTAAGGAACTTGTCAATAAGTTAGTGCTTGCTGTTACAAAATGATATCttgataaataaattccaaaaATTGCGCATTGTTTTTTCGcttaaaaacgaaatactTTGGAATCGATTGCGTAAGGAAATTGGAAACGTGCAATCGGCTGGAAGAGCATCATAAAAAAGTGAGCGGTGTAAAGTCGTTGGTGCAGCGGCAGCCATTTTCACCCatttccacccattttccacccgctTTTCACCCATTTTCCAACTGCActtcaaatgccaaacaatttgACAGAGCTTAATTGGTTGCCCAGTCCACGAAtctgcatgtgtgcgtgtgtgtgcgttggtgtgcgtgtgtggtcGAAAGTTTGTCCATCTGACATGAGACCGTGTGTCCtttagcacacacacacacacgcacgcacacgcACAACTATGAACTGACAGTACTGCATCTGTATTcctatttgtatttgcatttgcatgcgtGTGGGTGCTGCATAATCCAAGGACTTGGCTGCTCAAGCCGAGGGTAAAGGGGGAGTGGAAATGGGAGTGGAAAAGGGAGTGAGTCCTTGTAACTTGGTCGGTTTCAGATGTCCGATGTGCGACACCGGCGCATGTGGCACAAATCAATTAGCATTAATTAGTAtccaattatattttaatcaaCATTTGGTCAGCAAACTGCGACGATTGCAATGCTCACTTCAAGCTGTGATTTCGCTGCACTTCACTTGCTTGCCACAACCACCAAAAGGACCTCGACAGACGAAGAAATAACTGatgttatatgttatatatcgAATATAACAAAATTGACATATTTTAATGGATTAAACTGCTTTTGAGCAAAGTGGTAAATCGAAAGGGATTCGTCGTAAAGTGCCTACAATTAGAAGAGTTTTCTTTCGTCGCAATTTCCAGCCTCGCAAAACTTTCCCTTGGCAATTTAGAGCCGCAAAACTTTTgcgacaaatgcaaatgcagctggagcaattttcattttttgccgCCGCCTTTCCAAAATATTTCCATGCGGAATTTCCCGTTTTCCCTGTTCTTTGGACAGCAGTTGGCTTTTCAATTAGGCGACAGCGCACAAAACACCTGACAATCGACAGCCGATGATGGCAGGCCTTAAAGTGGAAAACTAatcaagagttggcattcaattttgatttctgttttgttAACGGCAATCGCAAAAAGTTTGACGCCCTCACTTACCCtcgaaaaagtgaaaaaaaccCAAATCGAACAGGTTGTTCTACCCGCCATCGGaatcctttttccttttttcgggTTTcccatcctttttttttttgttttgtggctgTAACTTTGCCCAGGATAATTATGGGGCAATGCCGCCACTGACAAAAGGTTGCGTCCCCGGCTGATTGGGagattaaaatttaataagatTATAAAGTCATTTCGGCCCGCTCGTTGTTGGTTGTTTATTTGGGTTTGCCGTAAATAacggcataaataaataagatagTCAGTGACACGATGTCATCTGGTTATTGATTGActatctgctgctgcagttctctCTTTTGCTACGATTTTAATTAGAGTGGTTAAAACTAGAGAGTTTGAGAGTCCAGTCAAAGTGCAGTTTTTTATGGGATATTTTCGTCTGTCCCGCTGCCAATATTTCGCGTGCTTATCACTTTCAGTTGGCGCAGAACTCACGCACACAAAGAGAGCCATGCCAGTTTCAAAAGCGGCGCCATGATGAGTCCTTTGATGTTGCCCTGCTgtccatttcccatttgctcgccagttccagttccactcccagtcccagtccaaTGGCCACTGCATCCTTGGATGGACCATTGCACTCGCTATTAGCACACAGCCAACCATATTCGTGCAACATGCCACATCCAACGTTCGACGTCCATGGATAATATCCAACGTCCTGCCAAAGGACAAACGGCCTTTTAAGCCATGTCGCTGAATTCAGCTGGCACAGTTATGCGGCTTTTGAGCGGCCAGGATAATGGACACATGAGGTCGTGGGTGAAGTTCTGCTTCAGTATTCACCAACAAGCCACAAGCGCCTTTCCATATTGTATGTCTGCTTGCATGATGTCCTGCGATTTGCGATTGCGATTTGTATGCGTCTCTATTTAGTTTAAGCCCTGTCAATGGCGTGCAGTCGAGTTTGGCGATTCATTGGCCTGGAACCCGATGgtggccagcacaaaaaacaaaaaaaaggaaagggaaaaaagCTGGGAATCCCAGGAATGAAGATGAAGCGGCTGGCGCTGCAACCGCATAATTCAATTAGTTGTAGTCGTGCCATTCTGCCCACTACGGCTTTCTTCTCCACTcgccatgctccatgctccatgctccgcCCCGTGCCCCATTATCCGTGGAATGTGCAACATGTGTGGCACTGGCAAGCGTCTGCTCCGTCTATTGCAGCAATTAAACGGGAATTTCATTTCGGCGACCCCAAgttgccgcagcagcaacacccacgaagcagcagcaacagcaacagaagcagcaacagcagcaacatctgtTGGCGACGCCATGTGCAACATgaaattgctggaaaaggATATTTCGTTCGACTGGAATTTACCCACCATTCACCTTAGATTCGAATGAAATCAACTCGTCATCGCAACTAGTTATTCATACTTATCTTTGATTTTACTCAAACTCAACTCAAACATCGACTCGAATTGCCTGCTGTTTTGAGGCATTCGCGTTGTGAATACCCAGCAGGAAGTCCTCGAGCAGGGAACTCAGATGTATACCGAGTATGCGGCAAGGCACAATAAGCAAATCGTTAAGATTCGCCGGCTTTTCGCACTGCAATCGCCGGCAATCACACTggaagaaaaaagaaacactAGTGATCGAAACAAGCACAGGCAGGCgaaggaaaaaggaaatcgCTGGCTTCTATCAAATATTCCATTTTGTAGGGAACTAAATCCTTGTGCACAGCAATGAATATTATGTGCATAGAATTATGGCCGGGATTTTCTTCTACTTTCACTGCACTTTCTTTGCTTACCAGgtgcatgagtgtgtgtgtgtgtgtgtgtggttgtagGTGCAAACTGCACGTCGTTTGCATGTATGCGCGTGTGTGTTGTTGCCACAATtacacccactgccacccaccgccacccagCGCACAATATATAGAGCCCACATATGGGAGGTTATGACTTAATAAATACTCCCCAGTGTGCGCAATGTGGCTGGCAATTTAATAACAAAGGCAAACGGCATCGCAGCGGCATGGAAAGTAAAAAGTAATGCGGAGCCCAGAGGATGCCACATGTACATAAGGATATGGGTGTGCCTCCGATTCACTCCGCACTCCACGAGTGCAGCAAATGCTGcaattgcatatatataacatatataacCAGCTACAGAAGTGAGTAAAATCCGATCATATCGTtaagttttcaaaaaaaagtCACATTTATATTTGCAGTTAAAAACCCTACAACTAAGTCAACAAAAATGGCATCCCAGTGCTGGTGGCCCGGCTTAGTGGTGATAGGCGGCGTAGACGGGAGCCACGGCAGCCACTGGAGCCACGCTCTTGACCACGGTCTTCTCCAGCGGCTCGCGGTTGACCACGGCATTGAATCCGTTGATGGGATCGGCGGTGTACTGCACCGTGCGCTTGAAGCCATCGGCATCGATCAGGGAGTACTCGCCGCGCACCACGTCGCCGTCGCGCTCCTCCACCTGGCTCTTGGAGTCGCCGGAGAGGGCGTCCTGCACATCGTAGGCGTACTTGTACTGCGGATGCGGGTCGTACTCCTCATCGGCCTTGGCCACCACCGGATGGGCCACGGTCTTCAGGATGGCGGGAGCTGGTGCCGCATAGGTGGCCACCACGGGAGCAGCATGGTGGTACACCTGGGCGGCGGGCAGGACACCGGCGCTGGCGGCGGCGATCAGAGCGAGGAGGGCCACAAACTGCAGGGATATTAGAATGTTTAGTAAGTGAATAGGTTTGGCATTAACAACCCACCTTGAATGCCATTTTATGAGCTGGATTTGGACTGCAAGTCGAGGGCTGTTGGTGCGCTGAGCGTTGGCTGCTGTTTGATAACAAATGCGGCGCCGCTGGCAGCCTTTATAGTCAAAATAATTCGGCAAATGTAACGCCGCACTTGCCACTCATTACTCAAATCTGGAAAAAGAAacccaaaacataaaaaccTAAAACCAAAAGCCCAAAACCCAATCCGAACACAATAATGCCCAAGGCCGACTTTGTGGACCTTTTGTGGGGCAAATGGAGCCattggcagcaacaacataaTTGTAATAATGCAACAAACACACAATACCACAACATACACATGCCAGTTAATGTGACATTCATACAGAAGAAACGAGACATTGTATATTGTGGAtacttttttggcaaaccggtCTGGGCCAACAAGCAATGCTCTTAATGCTCCCAATGACATAAATCGAAATGCTTGGCTACATAGCTCTAAATAGATCCATAGATCCATAGATCCAAAGTATGAGCTGCTCAGTGCAACAAAGTAACCGAGCAGCCGGCgaaagtaatattttaatcatcatcatcatcgtgggCTGTCATCTTCAGCTGGGAAATCCATAAACGACCAGTCATGGCTGCAGAATTTGAGCGATTGCTCCAGTCACTGAATTATTAAGGCCCCCAAAAAGCCACGCAGGCAGAAAGAAATGAATGCCACTTTAAGATAACTCACAAGATTTCAACCACAAAATATTCTATGCCTTTCTTGAACTTTtacaaatgtaaaaataatgTGAAATTGTgcgtttttttgttggctgccTGTGGGGAAAATGCAAACAGGCTGATGTGACGGAAAAACAAACGTACGCCCACtacgaaatttaattacgaatatGAGTCGTGGACTGCGACGCAGGTCCTGGGCCAGCAGGAGGTCCTTCGTCCTCCTAATGGTGTAAATGGTGCAGGACCTTGGCTAAATATCCGTTCtatcaaattcaattaaagttgaCATGGGTTCGCAGCTGGCTCTCGGCTCTGCACTCTGTCAGATTGCTTCAGATCCCGAGTCCACAGTCCAGATCCCAAAGTCCAGGTTCCAGTAACCAGTATTCAGTATCCAGAATCCAGCTCTCCTCCGCTGTATCCTGCTGTATTTTTGAATCAATTTGCAACGACAAACACACACGGCCTACGGAATCAAAGGAAATACTTACGGCGCCGAGCCAAAGGAAAAAAGTGGCCAACGCCCAGGCGTAATAAGACAAACGGAAAAGCGGGTCGAGAATCGGGGAAAAGGTTCGCCCTGCCACAaggcttttcacttttcctccacctcctcctgctcctcctgctcctcctgctcctcctgctcctcctgctcctcctttccttttcctcCTTTTGCTGGCAACCCTGTGttgcttaaattaaaacacagGCAGCTGGGGGAATCCCCGGCCCGAAAAAATGGCAGGCGAATTTGCAACTGCCTTTGAATGGAAACGCAGAGCACGGGGCATTTGCTGTGAGATCGGGCCAGGGACATGCACTCGGTTCATGGCCTCCGGAACCCGCAGAAGCCCCCGGATGCCCTCCCCCCGGAAATGCCCACCGAAATGGCCGGAAACAGCCGAAAAGGCCGCTCCGGGTGAGAATCCCCTCCAGAAAATGcccttctgttgctgctgctgctgctgctcgctgAGTGTAAATTTGCTCGTTAAATTTGTTGGCACTCTCGACTAATTTGCACTTGTAACGCAATGGTCTGAGTTTTAGTGGAGGCCTTCAAGGGCGGCGGTTTTCAGGCGGGAAGGGGGGTTCTTTCCATTGCTCCCCACTAGCAGAATGCTTTGCATTGGGCTAATTGAAAAGACGATGCCCGGAGGCGAAGACCCCAGCTCCACCTCCTGAGCACCCATAACCTTCATGGCCTTCACAGCCATCCACTTGGCCCACTTGAAGTTGAGCAGCTAAATAGTAGCCCCAAGTAGCTGCAGATCGGCTGCAGAtgcacgtacatacatacatacatatatgcgcagaaaaaataaatcaagtatTTAGCACTCGCAAACTGCAATTAAACACTTGAAAGTTGTGAGCGAAGGCAAGTAGCTGCGCTATAATTAAAAGGTGGCAGGTGGTTCTCCTAGTTAAATGCATAGAATCAGTAGTTTGTGTACagattaaatcaaaataaataccaaattCGCCGCAGGACGAAAGGATACTTGGTATGCGTGTCGCAGCAGCAAACAGGAATGGCCAGACATGCGTATGCAAATGCTAATCAAAGCGAATCAGTCGGCAGGCAGGACAAGTTCATAAGTTCCCCACTTCTTCACCACCTCTTCATCAGCTCCAACGGGGCAGCTCCCGCAGGTGGACGCAATCGAAGGGAAAGTTCTTGATTTggatatgaatatgaataattGGCCCGCATTAGCTGGGCATTGTTGTTGCGTCAGCGGGAAATCGCTTGGCAGATTAATCGTGCGGCATTCATGGCCATAACACGGCGATTGATGGCCGGCCGGGCATATTGAGTCGATAAATGCGAAATGGATGCACCTTGGATGGGGGGGGCAGTGGggttgggtggtggggtgTCCCTGGCAGGACCTGAAACCTCCATCCTCGAGGATTACAAGCAACGAAATAGTGGGCCTGGGCCTGTGCCCTCGCCGACGTTGGCTCATTATTATGCAGCTCATGAGCTCATCGTTAGTGGCAAAGTTATATGAGCATACATCAGCCATGCCGCACAACTTTGCAACACCCGCAGGAAGTCCTAAGCTCGGCGAGAGTTGCAGGGGCGGAGTGCGCCCAAAGGAGGCGTGGCCAAAGGAGGTGGCTGTCAAGCGGCGTCTGGCAAAGCGGAAAGTGTTAAGCACAATGAAGTAAATGCTGCCAACTTCTGACATCGCCGGCATCTCCCTCAACTTAAATCCAAAATGTGGGGGGTGGGGcttgggggttgggggttgggggttaGGGGGAAAAACCAGCCACCCATATATCCGTTTCAAAGCTCTGCCGAATTCGCCGCAGGACCTGTTCGGGGCGAAAAGTGAGGCGGCAACTAGTTTCTACAACATTTCTATTGCTCCCTTTGATGTTGCAAGTTTGAACTAACAATTTAAGTTACAAATTCATCCAAAACGCTAAAGCCGCAACGATCTTCGTCCTGCGGCGTAACTATAATATAAAAGTTAAGTATTTTTGGTTCAACCTTTTCTTGATCGATCGTGAATCAGTAAATAAAGCTATTTCCAAATGCAGTTACCCACTTTTGTGATTCCTAGTCACGTGGCGCAGCCCCATCCATCGGCGATTGGCTTTAATTCCCCGAAATGGACAGCTGATGAGCTGCGAGTGTGTGATGAGTGGGTGATGAGTGACTGATGACGGATGGGTGGACTCTGGCTGGCGTGCGATGATGATGCGGCATTCTGGCACGGCGGCACATCATAATGGCCAAATCAATTATCAATTCCGAGCCGAGCCGGGAATTCATGTGAGTTATTTGCGACTCGATGGCAACTAATGGCGACGAAATGAACtggaaatcgaaatggaaatggaaatataaatagaaatagaaatagaaatggaaaaggaaatatatatagatatagaaatGGGGGAGGACACTgcttgatttatggccaagcATAATTCGCCAAGTCGATGAAAGCGCCTGCATCTCTAGACCGGATCCCAGTGAGTTTTTAGGCTTCCACTTTGTGGTTAACTGCATACCATACCATTCCAACCCAACCcacccacatccgcatccacatccgcatccgcatatGCAATCCTTTTGGCCCACAGAGGGCGAGACAGCAGACGGCGGTCAGCAGAATGCATCCCTCGAGTGCAGTTGGCAAATTGCGGGGGAAACAACAGCTGGCAAACAGGGGTTAAGGCGGTTGCAGCTCCGCTGTGGCCACTCAATTTCGGAGCTGCCCAGCGGCGTGCACTGCGTGAAAATGTGGCATGTTGCAAAAATAAGAGAGAGTTTCGTATGATTGCTGCAATGAAAACGCcataatttgcataacaaattaAGAGAAATCAGCTGGGGGAATTGtgcaaataaaagtaaacacTTTGCAGTtctcctttctttttttcacaGTGCATATTGCCGTGCAATTAGCAACAAATTGAGGGGGATGCACTGGAATATAAGTGCAAACTGAGCGACTGCTAGTGGGACTGGGACCCGTATCCGGATCTGGGTCTAGACTTTGAGTTGGGGTTTGGGGCTTTGGACTGGGCTGGGCTGGGTTTTGGAACTGCTATTGGTATTGGTggtgggattgggattgggagtcGGATTGGGTGGTCAGGGGATTCAGCTGCATTGGCGAATTCATGCAACGTACCTAATTGAAACGGCGCCAGCTGcaattattttccattctAATTCCAGCTCCTCTGCGGCGAGGGCCAAAACCACATGGGCTCCGCATGGCGATACCAGATTTGGATGGCCATGGGAGCTGGACAGGATCCGCAGCTCCGCAGATGCGCGGCCACCTCATTCAATTTGCTCTCGCGGACCAGCTCGAATTGAATTCCAATTGAAAGCGGCATCGATTCCGGCACCTGGTATACAACTAGTGCCACGCCCTCATTGCAACCAGTCAGTGGTGAGAAGTAAGGTGGATGTGGCTCATGAAGAAGCTCAGCTGGTAAGCTACAAAATCGCATTTATTACTTACTctgcttattattattattatttttaataagtaACTTACCAGATTTTATAGTTAAGAGGCGCGCATCACTGGTTGCAACATCCGTTTCAGTGGCTGTAAAATTGGCAACAATTGCACCTCCCCCGCTGCACTTTTCGCGTTTAATTAGCTGTgactgcagttgcagctgcaatgtGACCACGCCCCCTCCGCCTCTATTGAACTGGCGGCCCTGTGCTGTTTTATACGATTCTGGCCATATGCCAAACCCGTGTCCATGCAATTTGTGCAGTCATGTCGCAGTCCATCAACACCTTTTtatcctttttattttccgctGCTAGTGGATCCTTAATTCTGGATGCTGCCCTTAACCCCCCATCGACCCTTAACCCCCttgcataaattgcaattgacAGGTGAACTGTGTACAATTTGCTGCCTTTCTCCCTTGTTTTCCCCAAAGGAAGCTGCTAAATCGAAGTTAATCAAGCGAATTGTGGCCACGTTATGAAACTCCAAATGCGCTTCGAGTATTAACAGGGGTAATTAAATGATTATCACAATCCATTGACAGCAACTAAGGTAACTTTTTGGAAGTTGACAGGCAATAAACTAGGCAAAGAATTAACCAGAACTTCCCAGCATCGTATATTGCGAAACAAAATATCCACCCATCGTTGGAGCCATAAAAAGTCATTGatatctgtttgtttgctgttggGGCAGGGACTGGTCCATTGTTGGCCCAGTTTTGCAGCATTTCGTAACTTGTTTagacaatttcattttcagttcgTTTTGTGCCCAAcaaccacgcccaccgcccaccttGCAGGTCACGTAGTGGgcttggtgggcgtggccagttTGCCTGCTGTTTGCgcatttcaaattgaattttcatcACAGTGCTGCCATCGCCCATCGCCGAAAAAAGGTGAGGGCCGGAAAATGGAATGCATGGCGAGTGATATGGCAATTATAAGGGATGCGGAATGCGGAATGCAGTTAACACCCAGCATGCAAAGGCATTTTGCGCGCTCCGTTCTTGCCACTGATTGCTTCCAGCTGCCAGGACACATGAGCCACTGGGATTACTGCTGCGAAGTTTTTGCCAAATGTGGCTTAAAGCCGCTCTCCTTCACGAAAAGTGTCAAAGTCGAACTGCCAACTGGGAGAAActgggaaatgggggaaaatggagggaaatggagaaatggagaaatgGACTGTGTGAAAAACCCGCCTTTCATAAAAACGAAGTTCAGCAAACGAATGCTTGCCAAAAAGTAGATTTTGAGGTGTTGCAAAAATCCCTGGCGACTTGTCACCAATAAAAATCTTTACTTTACTATCATCTCCAACTTAtggaatattttataaactgaGTTCTAGCAGCACTCACATGGTAGtataagtttaaatatttgaagatATGTTGCAAAGTTGCACAGTGCAAGCGCCCTGTGTTTGTGGCAGTAAGTTTAGCCATCGATGGGGAGTTCGTCTTTAAGGAAAAGTGCAGCGTGCAGCTGCTGAAAAAGTaaggaaaagaaaggaaaaaaggGGAGACAGCATGTGGCCCACTGACAATGACAGCTTTTGGTGGGTGGTAAAGGGGGTGGTAAAGGGGGTGGTAAAGGGGGTGGTATCACGAAGGTCGCCCCTCCAGCGCCCCGCACCCCAAACCACTTGGCTATGACATTTCACTTGCTGCCTCGCATTTTCACTAAATTGACTTTGCCTGCTATCGTTTAGGTTGCAACGACGCCCCCTGGAAAAATGCCACCCACTtcgcccactccgcccacaTTCACATTCATCCACGCCCCAAAAATTGCCGTAGTGCCGAGTCTGAGTGCAGCAATTTTTTATGCTCCGTTGGGCAACGACAGCCCAGAATCCCAGAATCCCAGCTTGCCAGGATCCATTTCGATGCCACTTTTGGTGGAGGGAGGGAGGCAGGGAGGGAGGTAGGTAGTCATCCGTTACCCTTTAGCACTGGCAATCTATAAATATCCAAGATCCCATAAAACTCAGCTCAAGCCCAGGCAAATGTCATCATTGGCATTGTGTGGCCATCGAACAGGTGCGAGATGAGATGCGATGCAATCGAATGAGATGATGGCTAACCTAGTCAAACCCAAATCCTAGTTCAAATCCGAATCGGTCGCCTTTCAATTGCGCTGGACGGCCGCCTGGCGCATCCCAAAATCCAGGAGACGGCTGCAATTgggattcgcattcgcatttggatttggattcggatttggattgggACAATATTTGAGGATGATTGCATGCCTGTGCAAGCGGCTTTCATGTACGTGAACggcaaatttatttgcacaacTGCGATTGATGCTGGCATCGAACCGCCCCCAGTCGGCAACCTGCAGACCTtgtgcactgcaagaaaatatgtatgaatgtgCCCAAATCTGTAGTGTATTGAAAGCAACTAAGAACTCTTTCACTCTCTTTGCGCATTAGAAAATGCCATTAGGCTAAATGCAACTTTATAGCTGTCTTATGGAtatatttgcaataaattcaaCACAGACATTGGCAGAGatttggaaaatgcatttttccgAATGCACCGAGTGCAGTGAATGCACTAGCCTGACATTCCGGCTGAAGCCGGCTGTACGTCACTCGGAGTTTGGCATTTGCCAAATGCTCGACGCCCGATCGGCACCATAAAAGTCTGTTGCATAAACCAATTTCGCATTTGCTACGCCACCGAATGCAGAATGCCGCCGAGGGCGCAGCCGAAAAGTGGAGGAGTGGGCGggcaagtggaaaagtgggcgggcaagtggaaaagtgggcgagCAACTGGAAAAGTTGGGAAATTCTGTCAACGCAACTTCTTCTTCGActggcggcagcagcatcgcTGGCTGCTGATAACGTAAACcgctttgatttttatttaactgcACATTTCCCCCTTTCGTGGATTGACATTTAATGGCAACTTGTGGCGGATTTTCGATTGCAATTTCTGcggttttccaattttccccaatttcacccatttcccatttgccttcgcttattgcatttatttattttgtgtgcGCGCCCTGTTCgcttttttggcttttttgctttgctttttagCCTTTCAGTCGGGCGAGTGAAAttgataatttataaaattgctggcaaatggcaaagagGAAAGGTGGAAagatgtaaaaaaaaaacgctggGTTTTCCCCCATTTCTCCATCAATttggtggtgtgtgtgtgtgttgcaaCACATTTGCCGCGTTCGCCTCATGAAATATTTCTCAAGTTTCGGCC contains:
- the LOC122624274 gene encoding proteasome subunit beta type-7 gives rise to the protein MLFPFSARKANQSADFLGTRCGFNFVNCRRNAELLSQGYEPPKAIRTGTSIVGIIYQDGVILGADTRATEGPIVSDKNCSKIHHLQDHIYCCGAGTAADTEMMTLMTSAELDLHQLNTGRQVPVVCASMLLRRTLFRYQGHIGAALVMGGVDSGGPQIYCIYPCGSNDKIPYAAMGSGTLAAMSVLEHGWQPHLDQEQGKQLVREAISAGVFNDLGSGSNIDLCVITKKGAVYLRTDTIASEKGERLGKYGIKPNSTMVTSISVLSLQVTDERTYAVDDPQPGTSGLQGGVEVEVGAEEKEKEELGEGSQTKSA
- the LOC122624256 gene encoding larval cuticle protein A2B, which produces MAFKFVALLALIAAASAGVLPAAQVYHHAAPVVATYAAPAPAILKTVAHPVVAKADEEYDPHPQYKYAYDVQDALSGDSKSQVEERDGDVVRGEYSLIDADGFKRTVQYTADPINGFNAVVNREPLEKTVVKSVAPVAAVAPVYAAYHH